A genomic window from Streptomyces mirabilis includes:
- a CDS encoding CDP-alcohol phosphatidyltransferase family protein encodes MTKVQLEELREVIHPAGKLESRAEHWAGRLYMRSLSLRVTRLMLGTRVSPNQITTVMVFAGVLSGVALVVPGLGGAVLSVLFMQLYLLLDCVDGEVARWRRQFSPLGVYLDRLGAYLADAAVMVGMGIRAAELGLNLYLVAGLAAAIGVLLLKSSSDLVHVARSDSGMQKATDQSVVPRSSGLARVRRLTSAVGLHRLVNGIECTILLLVTAIVDLALGDLTATKIATVAVTAIVWLLVPAHIVSIVASSRLK; translated from the coding sequence ATGACCAAGGTCCAACTAGAGGAACTCCGCGAGGTCATCCACCCCGCGGGCAAGCTGGAGAGCAGGGCGGAACACTGGGCCGGCCGCCTTTACATGCGATCGCTCTCCCTGCGGGTGACCCGGCTGATGCTGGGCACCCGCGTCTCGCCGAACCAGATCACGACGGTCATGGTCTTCGCGGGCGTACTCTCCGGTGTCGCCCTGGTCGTCCCCGGCCTGGGCGGGGCCGTACTGTCCGTCCTCTTCATGCAGTTGTATCTGCTCCTGGACTGCGTGGACGGCGAAGTGGCCCGCTGGCGACGCCAGTTCAGCCCGCTCGGCGTCTACCTGGACCGCCTCGGCGCCTACCTCGCCGACGCCGCGGTCATGGTCGGCATGGGCATCCGCGCCGCCGAACTCGGCCTGAACCTCTACCTGGTGGCCGGCCTGGCGGCCGCGATCGGCGTGCTGCTCCTGAAGTCGTCCTCGGATCTCGTCCACGTGGCCCGCTCCGACAGCGGCATGCAGAAGGCCACCGACCAGTCCGTCGTCCCGCGCTCCAGCGGCCTCGCCCGAGTCCGCCGCCTCACCTCGGCCGTCGGCCTCCACCGCCTGGTCAACGGCATCGAGTGCACCATCCTGCTGCTCGTGACGGCGATCGTCGACCTGGCGCTCGGCGACCTGACGGCGACGAAGATCGCGACCGTGGCCGTGACGGCGATCGTCTGGCTGCTGGTCCCCGCGCACATCGTCTCGATCGTCGCGTCGTCCCGCCTGAAGTAA
- a CDS encoding ATP-binding protein — translation MRDPLSAATDAFTGFLFGKVETTRLPVRTSTGQAQAVYLPTAAPGLGDSGVIIGREVYSGKGYIYDPFQLYGQQLPAPHWLVLGESGNGKSALEKTYVLRQLRFRDRQVVVLDAQGEDGVGEWNLIAEELGITPIRLDPTAALDMGIRLNPLDPAITTTGQLALLRTIIEVAMGHGLDERSGFALKVAHAYVNETILERQPVLMDIVEQLRHPEPESAEAMNVAIDDVRAWGLDVALVLDRLVDGDLRGMFDGPTTVGIDLDAPLIVFDLSHIDRNSIAMPILMAIVGVWLEHTWIRPDRKKRIFLVEEAWHIINSPFVAQLFQRLLKFGRRLGLSFVAVVHHLSDVVDGAAAKEAAAILKMASTRTIYAQKADEARATGRVIGLPRWAVEIIPTLTPGIAVWDVNGNVQVVKHLITETERPLVFTDRAMTESSADHLADDALRAAELEAEERAAAFVEQHLADLDGSSESTVA, via the coding sequence ATGCGGGATCCGCTGTCCGCCGCGACGGACGCCTTCACGGGCTTCCTCTTCGGCAAGGTCGAGACGACCCGCCTGCCCGTGCGCACCTCCACGGGCCAGGCCCAGGCGGTCTACCTGCCGACCGCCGCACCCGGCCTCGGCGACTCGGGCGTCATCATCGGACGCGAGGTGTACTCCGGGAAGGGCTACATCTACGACCCCTTCCAGCTGTACGGCCAGCAGCTCCCCGCGCCCCACTGGCTGGTGCTCGGCGAGTCCGGCAACGGCAAGTCGGCGCTCGAGAAGACCTACGTCCTGCGCCAACTGCGCTTCCGCGACCGCCAGGTCGTCGTGCTCGACGCACAGGGCGAGGACGGCGTCGGCGAGTGGAACCTCATCGCGGAAGAGCTGGGAATAACTCCCATCCGCCTGGACCCGACAGCGGCCCTGGACATGGGCATCCGCCTCAACCCGCTCGACCCGGCGATCACGACGACGGGCCAGCTGGCCCTGCTGCGCACGATCATCGAGGTCGCGATGGGCCACGGCCTCGACGAGCGCTCCGGCTTCGCCCTCAAGGTCGCACACGCCTATGTCAACGAGACGATCCTCGAGCGCCAGCCCGTCCTGATGGACATCGTCGAACAGCTACGGCACCCCGAGCCGGAGTCGGCCGAGGCGATGAACGTCGCCATAGACGACGTACGGGCGTGGGGCCTGGACGTGGCCCTGGTCCTCGACCGCCTGGTCGACGGTGACCTCAGGGGCATGTTCGACGGCCCCACGACGGTGGGCATCGACCTCGACGCCCCGCTCATCGTCTTCGACCTGTCCCACATCGACCGCAACTCCATCGCCATGCCGATCCTGATGGCGATCGTCGGCGTGTGGCTCGAACACACCTGGATCCGCCCCGACCGCAAGAAGCGCATCTTCCTGGTGGAGGAGGCGTGGCACATCATCAACAGCCCCTTCGTGGCCCAGCTCTTCCAGCGCCTGCTGAAGTTCGGCCGACGCCTGGGTCTGTCCTTCGTGGCGGTCGTCCACCACCTGTCCGACGTGGTGGACGGCGCGGCGGCCAAGGAGGCGGCCGCGATCCTGAAGATGGCGTCCACCCGGACGATCTACGCCCAGAAGGCGGACGAGGCACGGGCGACGGGCCGGGTGATCGGCCTGCCCCGGTGGGCCGTCGAGATCATCCCGACCCTGACGCCCGGTATCGCCGTCTGGGACGTCAACGGCAACGTCCAGGTGGTCAAACATCTCATCACCGAGACCGAACGCCCCCTCGTCTTCACCGACCGCGCCATGACCGAGTCCTCCGCCGACCACCTCGCCGACGACGCGCTGCGCGCCGCCGAACTCGAGGCCGAGGAGCGTGCCGCGGCCTTCGTGGAGCAGCACCTCGCCGATCTCGACGGCTCGTCCGAGTCCACGGTGGCGTGA
- a CDS encoding type IV secretory system conjugative DNA transfer family protein codes for MSRDGRDRRKAESEGGIPDGLLVGVLAFLLGMTFLIWSATGLAGWFTHGAWPNAVTFARTPLALRHLIGHPHDVTGAWPDTPADQLSGYGLFWGLFIGQLMVLVVMAIFVMGTWARWRAVRARRRAGAYARPVPAPVPTPAPVPEPPPAQLEVPVQRPAPEPTEPLPAEAEPQQPASAALAADSRRVAGWERDRTTAALVLAPPESRHTTATQAVRDADGPALVVTSNPAIWSETKDARAKLGPVLLYDPSHLCDTPARLHWSPSTGCEDKATAASRAIALLGPVRPTAKVDQAMADVAETLLRSYLHAAAVEGKAFRHVHRWAQGTQVQDAVRALRTNPKAASGAAGELEAALTSHPERRDIAQELTARALSALFTVNVRESCTPNRSDALVLDSFVNEGGTLYVVGEPIEDPKANPGAMPLLTALASSVVERGRRMAERSSSGRLDPPLALVLDDVAAVAPLPQLPELLATGADQGLPTLALLRSQEQARARWPQHELPV; via the coding sequence ATGAGCCGGGACGGGCGGGACCGCCGCAAGGCGGAGAGCGAGGGCGGCATCCCGGACGGCCTGCTGGTCGGGGTGCTCGCCTTCCTTCTCGGCATGACCTTCCTGATCTGGTCGGCCACCGGGCTCGCCGGCTGGTTCACCCACGGCGCCTGGCCGAACGCGGTCACCTTCGCCCGTACGCCGCTGGCTCTGCGGCACCTCATCGGGCACCCGCACGACGTGACGGGCGCCTGGCCGGACACCCCCGCGGACCAGCTCTCGGGGTACGGGCTCTTCTGGGGCCTGTTCATCGGCCAGCTGATGGTGCTGGTCGTGATGGCCATCTTCGTGATGGGGACGTGGGCACGGTGGCGTGCGGTCCGAGCGAGACGCAGGGCGGGGGCTTACGCGAGACCGGTACCGGCGCCGGTACCGACCCCGGCTCCGGTACCCGAACCGCCCCCGGCGCAGCTTGAGGTTCCGGTGCAGCGCCCAGCGCCGGAACCGACGGAGCCGCTACCCGCAGAGGCGGAACCACAGCAGCCCGCGTCGGCCGCCTTGGCAGCGGACAGTAGACGGGTGGCTGGGTGGGAAAGAGATCGCACCACCGCCGCACTCGTCCTCGCCCCACCGGAAAGCCGCCACACCACCGCGACCCAAGCCGTACGAGACGCGGACGGCCCCGCCCTGGTGGTCACCTCCAACCCCGCCATCTGGTCGGAAACCAAGGACGCCAGAGCCAAACTCGGCCCCGTCCTCCTCTACGACCCCTCCCACCTCTGCGACACCCCGGCCCGCCTCCACTGGTCCCCCTCCACCGGCTGCGAGGACAAGGCGACGGCCGCGTCGAGAGCCATCGCCCTCCTCGGCCCCGTACGCCCCACCGCCAAGGTCGACCAGGCCATGGCAGACGTCGCCGAAACGCTCCTGCGCAGCTATCTGCACGCCGCCGCGGTGGAGGGCAAGGCCTTCCGCCACGTCCACCGCTGGGCCCAGGGCACCCAGGTACAGGACGCCGTACGAGCCCTCCGCACGAACCCCAAGGCCGCCTCCGGCGCGGCGGGCGAACTCGAGGCCGCCCTCACCTCACACCCGGAACGCCGCGACATAGCGCAGGAGTTGACGGCCCGCGCCCTGTCCGCCCTCTTCACGGTCAACGTCCGCGAATCCTGCACCCCGAACCGAAGTGACGCCCTCGTGCTGGATTCCTTCGTCAACGAAGGGGGCACGCTCTATGTGGTCGGTGAACCCATCGAGGACCCCAAGGCGAACCCCGGCGCGATGCCGCTCCTGACGGCCCTCGCCTCAAGCGTGGTCGAGCGCGGCCGGCGCATGGCCGAACGGTCATCCTCCGGTCGCCTCGACCCACCACTTGCCCTCGTCCTGGACGACGTCGCCGCGGTGGCCCCGCTCCCCCAGCTCCCGGAGCTGCTCGCCACCGGAGCCGACCAGGGCCTGCCCACCCTGGCCCTCCTCCGCTCCCAGGAGCAGGCCAGGGCCCGCTGGCCCCAGCACGAACTCCCGGTCTGA
- a CDS encoding MarR family winged helix-turn-helix transcriptional regulator, with amino-acid sequence MGDTPGLTAPTTEPTLDEQIAAYQREFRDLDPQVEKIVAALGRLNRRMNVAYGRQTATLGISNAEWEVLKALVLSGEPYRMGPSDLAKRLGLTPAAMTHRIDRMVAEGLVTRERDESNRVRVIVELTDEGREKWLEAMRLATVFEEDLLQDLSADERGVLGEVLTRLLRRVEHAQPDAGGRLSDLD; translated from the coding sequence ATGGGCGACACCCCCGGCCTCACTGCGCCGACAACCGAGCCGACACTCGACGAACAGATCGCCGCCTACCAGCGCGAGTTCCGGGATCTCGACCCCCAGGTCGAGAAGATCGTGGCGGCCCTCGGCCGCCTCAACCGCCGTATGAACGTCGCCTACGGCCGCCAGACCGCCACCCTCGGCATCAGCAACGCAGAGTGGGAGGTCCTCAAGGCCCTCGTCCTGTCCGGCGAGCCGTACCGGATGGGCCCCAGTGACCTCGCCAAGCGGCTGGGCCTGACCCCCGCCGCGATGACCCACCGGATCGACCGGATGGTCGCGGAGGGGCTGGTCACCCGGGAGCGCGACGAGTCGAACCGCGTCCGCGTGATCGTGGAGCTCACGGACGAGGGGCGCGAGAAGTGGCTGGAGGCCATGCGCCTCGCCACGGTCTTCGAGGAGGACCTCCTCCAGGACCTGTCCGCCGACGAGCGCGGTGTCCTCGGCGAGGTCCTGACGCGTCTTCTGCGACGCGTGGAGCACGCCCAGCCGGACGCCGGCGGCCGGCTCAGCGACCTCGATTAA
- a CDS encoding GNAT family N-acetyltransferase, producing the protein MNHVIRSIRADEWPAVKELRLTALRDPVAHLAFLETYEQSAARPDSFWQERAAGAAEGDGARQFVAVGPDGGWAGTVVMLVEKAGQRDFFDAVIDQDQGHLVGVFVRAEHRGSGVTDALVDGALAWAWEGGLERVRLFVHEKNGRAEAFYRRTGFVPTGGSVASQGNEGTRDLEFVIARP; encoded by the coding sequence ATGAACCATGTGATTCGTTCCATAAGGGCCGACGAGTGGCCCGCGGTCAAGGAATTGAGGCTTACTGCGCTGCGGGACCCGGTGGCGCATCTCGCGTTCCTGGAGACCTACGAGCAGTCGGCGGCCCGGCCCGACTCGTTCTGGCAGGAGCGGGCGGCGGGTGCCGCCGAGGGGGACGGGGCGCGGCAGTTCGTCGCGGTCGGGCCGGACGGGGGGTGGGCGGGTACCGTGGTCATGCTGGTCGAGAAGGCCGGGCAGCGGGACTTCTTCGATGCCGTGATCGACCAGGACCAGGGGCATCTGGTCGGTGTCTTCGTGCGGGCCGAACACCGGGGGAGCGGTGTGACGGACGCGCTCGTCGACGGCGCTCTGGCTTGGGCCTGGGAGGGCGGGCTTGAACGTGTACGGCTGTTCGTGCACGAGAAGAACGGACGCGCCGAGGCCTTCTACCGCAGGACGGGGTTCGTGCCGACCGGGGGATCCGTGGCATCCCAGGGGAACGAGGGGACCCGGGATCTGGAGTTTGTGATCGCCAGGCCGTAG
- a CDS encoding S53 family peptidase, with the protein MRTSNPQEPARPAERGRWRRIGAAAVGTAALVLAGFGAAGPASAAPAAKATPAATSTSSKVTWSPACSTPAKGQMACKALRVTGGATAFQKANAHADAVTPKAADAATPSGYGPSNLQSAYGLTSAAASNGSGETIAIVDAYNDPNAEADLAKYRSYYGLSACTTANGCFKKVSQTGSTTSLPSSDAGWSEEISLDVDMASAICPNCNILLVEATSATMANLGKAVNEAVTLGAKYVSNSYGGSESSSDTSYDTSYFNHPGVAITVSAGDSGYGAEYPAASKYVTSVGGTALSTSSNSRGWTESVWETSSTEGTGSGCSAYDAKPTWQTDTGCSKRTIADVSAVADPATGVSVYDSYGVTAGWYTFGGTSASSPIIAGVYALGGTPSSSSYPASFPYASAGTSALNDVTSGSNGSCGSSYLCTAKSGYDGPTGWGTPEGVAAFTG; encoded by the coding sequence TTGCGTACCTCGAATCCCCAAGAGCCTGCCAGACCCGCCGAACGCGGCAGGTGGCGCCGTATCGGAGCGGCCGCCGTCGGCACCGCGGCTCTCGTCCTCGCCGGCTTCGGCGCCGCGGGCCCCGCGAGCGCCGCCCCGGCCGCCAAGGCCACCCCCGCGGCCACCTCCACCTCCTCCAAGGTGACGTGGAGCCCAGCCTGTTCCACCCCCGCGAAGGGCCAGATGGCCTGCAAGGCGCTGCGGGTCACCGGCGGCGCGACCGCCTTCCAGAAGGCCAACGCCCACGCGGACGCCGTCACTCCGAAGGCCGCCGACGCCGCCACCCCGTCCGGGTACGGGCCGAGCAACCTCCAGAGCGCCTACGGCCTGACCTCCGCCGCCGCCTCCAACGGCTCGGGCGAGACCATCGCGATCGTCGACGCGTACAACGACCCGAACGCCGAGGCGGACCTCGCCAAGTACCGCTCGTACTACGGCCTGTCGGCCTGCACCACGGCCAACGGCTGCTTCAAGAAGGTCAGCCAGACCGGCTCGACCACCTCCCTGCCCTCCAGTGACGCCGGCTGGTCCGAGGAGATCTCCCTCGACGTCGACATGGCCAGCGCCATCTGCCCGAACTGCAACATCCTGCTCGTCGAGGCCACCTCCGCCACCATGGCCAACCTCGGCAAGGCGGTGAACGAGGCCGTCACCCTGGGCGCGAAGTACGTCTCCAACAGCTACGGCGGCTCGGAGTCCTCCTCCGACACCTCCTACGACACCTCGTACTTCAACCACCCCGGCGTCGCCATCACCGTCTCCGCGGGTGACTCCGGCTACGGCGCCGAGTACCCGGCCGCCTCCAAGTACGTGACCTCCGTCGGCGGCACCGCCCTGTCCACCAGTTCCAACAGCCGCGGCTGGACCGAGAGCGTCTGGGAGACCAGCAGCACCGAGGGCACCGGCTCCGGCTGCTCCGCCTACGACGCGAAGCCGACCTGGCAGACGGACACGGGCTGCTCGAAGCGGACCATCGCCGATGTCTCGGCCGTCGCCGACCCGGCCACCGGCGTCTCGGTGTACGACTCCTACGGGGTCACGGCCGGCTGGTACACCTTCGGTGGCACGAGCGCGTCCTCGCCGATCATCGCCGGTGTGTACGCCCTCGGCGGCACCCCCTCCAGCAGCTCCTACCCGGCGTCCTTCCCCTACGCGTCGGCCGGCACCTCGGCCCTCAACGACGTCACTTCCGGCAGCAACGGCAGCTGCGGCTCCAGCTATCTGTGCACCGCGAAGTCCGGCTACGACGGCCCGACCGGCTGGGGCACCCCGGAGGGAGTCGCGGCCTTCACCGGCTGA
- a CDS encoding ATP-binding SpoIIE family protein phosphatase, translating into MNFTRWSARLPGTQRRAAARTEHTASPDRRGEGSVPAARAEQLTDDAPPVPAVDDLPVREVLDRVPALVALVHGHDHRVAYVNDAYVAAFGARPVGDPAHQALPELAEIGLLPLLDQVLRSAKPRTVKSRKAPGGRSYTFTCTPVDATPDGQDGGVLVFATDVTDHAEAAERLRASERRQRETAVTLQRSLLPQELEEPDDLRVAATYQPGGTEAAVGGDWYDVITLGGGRTALVIGDVMGRGVRAAAVMGQLRTAVRAYARLDLPPHEVLQLLDGLATEIDANQIATCAYAVHDPNEGRLVYASAGHLPILVRDEHGTVIRADEPTGPPLGTGGWMHASGSVPLGPGSTAVLYTDGLVERRNEDLDEGIASLERALAGATGTPQVVCDRLVRSAGVTADHDDDVAVLVLQHPARTGPDGDLFRNAALELLGGVEAAPRARAFASGVLTSWRFPSDLHDLGVLATSELVANSLQHGTPPMRLRLRRTDRRLIIEVTDGDDHLPRRRRAEPADEAGRGIAIVATIASGWGSRRTPGGGKAVWCEFALPRTAG; encoded by the coding sequence GTGAACTTCACCCGCTGGAGCGCCCGGCTCCCCGGAACGCAGCGCCGCGCCGCGGCGCGGACCGAACACACGGCCTCCCCGGACCGTCGAGGCGAGGGCTCCGTGCCCGCGGCCCGCGCCGAGCAGCTGACCGACGACGCACCGCCCGTCCCCGCCGTCGACGACCTGCCCGTGCGCGAGGTCCTCGACCGCGTCCCGGCCCTCGTCGCCCTCGTGCACGGCCACGACCACCGCGTGGCCTACGTCAACGACGCCTACGTGGCGGCCTTCGGCGCCCGACCCGTCGGTGACCCCGCACACCAGGCGCTGCCCGAGCTCGCGGAGATCGGCCTGCTCCCGCTCCTCGACCAGGTGCTGCGCAGCGCCAAGCCGCGCACCGTCAAGTCCCGCAAAGCCCCCGGCGGTCGCTCGTACACCTTCACCTGCACGCCCGTCGACGCCACCCCGGACGGCCAGGACGGCGGCGTACTCGTCTTCGCCACCGACGTCACCGACCACGCCGAGGCCGCCGAGCGACTGCGCGCCAGCGAGCGCCGCCAGCGCGAGACCGCCGTCACCCTCCAGCGCTCCCTGCTCCCGCAGGAGCTGGAAGAACCCGACGACCTGCGCGTCGCCGCCACCTACCAGCCCGGCGGCACCGAGGCCGCGGTCGGCGGCGACTGGTACGACGTGATCACCCTCGGCGGCGGCCGCACCGCGCTCGTCATCGGCGACGTGATGGGCCGCGGAGTGCGGGCCGCGGCCGTCATGGGCCAACTGCGCACCGCCGTACGCGCGTACGCCCGCCTCGACCTGCCCCCGCACGAGGTCCTGCAACTCCTCGACGGACTCGCCACGGAGATCGACGCCAACCAGATCGCCACCTGCGCGTACGCCGTCCACGACCCCAACGAGGGGCGGCTGGTGTACGCCTCCGCGGGCCACCTCCCGATCCTCGTCCGCGACGAGCACGGCACCGTGATCCGCGCCGACGAACCCACCGGACCACCGCTCGGCACCGGCGGCTGGATGCACGCCTCGGGCTCGGTCCCGCTGGGTCCCGGCTCCACGGCCGTCCTCTACACCGACGGCCTGGTCGAGCGCCGCAACGAGGACCTCGACGAGGGGATCGCGTCCCTGGAGCGCGCCCTCGCGGGGGCGACGGGCACGCCCCAGGTCGTCTGCGACCGCCTCGTCCGCTCCGCGGGCGTCACCGCCGACCACGACGACGACGTGGCCGTCCTCGTCCTCCAGCACCCCGCCCGTACGGGCCCCGACGGCGACCTCTTCCGCAACGCCGCCCTGGAGCTGCTGGGCGGGGTGGAAGCGGCTCCACGCGCGCGTGCCTTCGCCTCCGGCGTGCTGACGAGTTGGCGTTTCCCGTCCGACCTCCATGACCTCGGCGTCCTCGCCACCAGCGAACTGGTCGCCAACTCCCTCCAGCACGGCACCCCGCCGATGCGCCTTCGGCTGCGCCGTACCGACCGCCGCCTCATCATCGAGGTGACCGACGGCGACGACCATCTGCCGCGCCGGCGCCGCGCCGAGCCCGCCGACGAGGCCGGCCGCGGTATCGCCATCGTCGCGACGATCGCTTCCGGCTGGGGGTCACGGCGTACGCCCGGGGGAGGCAAGGCGGTCTGGTGCGAGTTCGCCCTCCCCCGCACCGCCGGCTGA
- a CDS encoding SCO6880 family protein, translating into MTTDSHVSHPVTPRRTYLIGRARPNAIVGRNRESGEIALIIAGAFLGMMCGLLVPVLSLRIVLLMGFPLVAIAAVYVPYKRRTFYKWFEINRSYKRNLRSGTAYRSSVQEAGTRLDGKEVEVGPPPGIGRISWLAAPFGPDEIAVLLHADRRTVTAAIEIEGPGVGLRDSEDQEALVDRFGTLLKHVANGDGFVTRLQMLARTLPADPDAHAKDVSQRGDEKAPAWLQQSYDQLQSMVSTSSEQHRAYLVACMHYNRELAAEAQAMARAARPQGGKKLDRDAGLAVVMARELTDICSRLQEADIRVRQPLGQGRLASLVHSMYDPDHPIDHIQAMTKRNAWPAELDAMEPTYLQAKTRESSTRAPWCHATAWVKEWPMTPVGVNFLAPLLVHTPDVIRTVAVTMDLEPTEVAIERMLTEKTNDDAEASRQLKMNRTVDPRDIASHNRLDQRGEDLASGAAGVNLVGYITVSSRSPEALARDKRTIRASAGKSYLKLEWCDREHHRAFVNTLPFATGIRR; encoded by the coding sequence TTGACGACCGATTCCCACGTGTCCCATCCGGTCACGCCCCGCCGTACATATCTGATCGGCCGCGCCCGGCCGAACGCGATCGTCGGCCGGAACCGCGAGTCCGGCGAGATCGCGCTCATCATCGCGGGCGCGTTCCTCGGCATGATGTGCGGCTTGCTCGTCCCCGTCCTGTCCCTGCGGATCGTGCTGCTGATGGGCTTCCCGCTGGTGGCCATCGCCGCGGTGTACGTCCCCTACAAGCGCCGCACGTTCTACAAGTGGTTCGAGATCAACCGCAGTTACAAGCGCAACCTGCGCAGCGGCACGGCGTACCGCAGCAGCGTCCAGGAGGCCGGTACGCGTCTGGACGGCAAGGAGGTCGAGGTCGGGCCGCCGCCCGGCATCGGCCGGATCTCCTGGCTCGCGGCCCCCTTCGGCCCCGACGAGATCGCCGTACTCCTGCACGCCGACCGCCGCACCGTCACCGCCGCGATCGAGATCGAGGGCCCGGGCGTCGGCCTGCGCGACAGCGAGGACCAGGAGGCCCTCGTCGACCGCTTCGGCACGCTGCTCAAGCACGTGGCGAACGGCGACGGCTTCGTCACCCGCCTCCAGATGCTCGCCCGCACGCTCCCCGCCGACCCGGACGCCCACGCCAAGGACGTCTCCCAGCGCGGGGACGAGAAGGCACCGGCCTGGCTCCAGCAGTCCTACGACCAGCTCCAGTCCATGGTGTCCACCAGCAGCGAGCAGCACCGCGCCTACCTCGTCGCGTGCATGCACTACAACCGTGAACTCGCCGCCGAGGCCCAGGCCATGGCGCGCGCCGCCCGTCCCCAGGGCGGCAAGAAGCTGGACCGCGACGCCGGGCTCGCCGTCGTCATGGCACGCGAGCTGACCGACATCTGCTCCCGCCTCCAGGAAGCCGACATCCGCGTACGCCAGCCGCTCGGTCAGGGGCGACTGGCCTCCCTCGTGCACTCCATGTACGACCCCGACCACCCGATCGACCACATCCAGGCGATGACGAAACGCAATGCCTGGCCGGCCGAGCTCGACGCCATGGAGCCCACCTACCTCCAGGCGAAGACCCGCGAGTCCTCCACCCGCGCCCCCTGGTGCCACGCCACGGCCTGGGTGAAGGAATGGCCGATGACCCCGGTCGGCGTGAACTTCCTCGCCCCGCTCCTGGTCCACACCCCGGACGTCATCCGCACCGTCGCCGTCACGATGGACCTCGAACCGACCGAGGTCGCCATCGAGCGCATGCTGACGGAGAAGACGAACGACGACGCCGAGGCCAGCCGCCAGCTGAAGATGAACCGCACGGTCGACCCCCGCGACATCGCCTCCCACAACCGCCTGGACCAGCGCGGCGAGGACCTCGCGAGCGGCGCCGCCGGCGTCAACCTCGTCGGCTACATCACGGTCAGCTCCCGCTCCCCGGAGGCCCTCGCCCGCGACAAGCGCACCATCCGCGCCTCCGCCGGAAAGTCGTATCTGAAGCTGGAGTGGTGCGACCGCGAGCACCACCGGGCCTTCGTCAACACACTGCCGTTCGCCACCGGAATCCGCAGGTAG
- a CDS encoding MFS transporter, translating into MGAAMRRIHVGNALGAFGLGFTVPFLYVYVAQVRGLGSMTAGLVLAVFAVAALVVLPFAGRAIVLRGPLPVLLTALVTAAFGALSLGLASNSTAVLLSAAALGAGQAVMQPALATMIVDCSTADTRSRAFATQFFLQNLGLGVGGLIGGHIVDTTRASSFTLLFAIEAAMFLVLVVIMATVRVPHAPRIEGDAPQAEGGSWKQLLGNRAMVQLSVLGFVLFFACYGQFESGLSAYGVEAAGISTSALGTAMAANTAMIVVAQFAVLKFVERRKRSRVIAAVGLIWALAWLAAGYAGLGHGSRTMATAAFVSTYALFGLGEAMLSPTVAPLVADLAPTGLAGQYNSAFALVKQLALAVGPAVGGPMGASLHGPYVVTFLFFSLGITFLALRLGRQLSPVQNQPWLAKSRVVAQGGAAPAEPVRASA; encoded by the coding sequence ATGGGCGCAGCGATGCGCCGGATCCACGTGGGCAACGCACTCGGAGCGTTCGGGCTCGGCTTTACCGTCCCCTTCCTCTACGTCTATGTGGCGCAGGTACGGGGACTCGGCTCCATGACGGCGGGCCTCGTGCTCGCCGTCTTCGCCGTGGCCGCTCTCGTGGTGCTGCCGTTCGCCGGACGGGCCATCGTCCTGCGCGGCCCGCTGCCCGTCCTGCTCACCGCCCTGGTCACCGCCGCCTTCGGGGCGCTGAGCCTGGGGCTCGCGAGCAACTCCACGGCCGTACTGCTGTCGGCGGCGGCGCTCGGTGCGGGACAAGCGGTCATGCAGCCGGCGCTGGCGACGATGATCGTGGACTGCTCGACGGCGGACACACGCTCGCGCGCCTTCGCGACACAGTTCTTCCTGCAGAACCTCGGGCTCGGCGTGGGTGGCCTGATCGGCGGGCACATCGTCGACACGACCCGCGCGAGTTCGTTCACGCTGCTGTTCGCGATCGAGGCGGCGATGTTCCTGGTGCTGGTCGTGATCATGGCGACCGTGCGGGTGCCGCACGCGCCGCGGATCGAGGGGGACGCGCCGCAGGCCGAGGGCGGCAGCTGGAAGCAGCTGCTGGGCAACCGGGCCATGGTGCAGCTGTCCGTGCTGGGCTTCGTGCTGTTCTTCGCCTGCTACGGGCAGTTCGAGTCGGGGCTGTCGGCGTACGGCGTCGAGGCGGCCGGGATCTCGACCTCGGCGCTCGGTACGGCGATGGCGGCGAACACGGCGATGATCGTGGTGGCGCAGTTCGCGGTGCTGAAGTTCGTCGAGCGCCGGAAGCGGTCGCGGGTGATCGCGGCGGTGGGCCTCATCTGGGCCCTGGCGTGGCTGGCCGCCGGATACGCGGGGCTGGGACACGGCAGCCGGACGATGGCGACGGCCGCGTTCGTCTCGACGTACGCGCTGTTCGGACTCGGTGAGGCGATGCTGTCGCCGACGGTCGCGCCGCTGGTCGCGGATCTCGCGCCGACGGGACTGGCCGGCCAGTACAACTCCGCCTTCGCCCTGGTGAAGCAGCTCGCGCTGGCCGTCGGTCCGGCGGTGGGCGGTCCGATGGGGGCCTCGCTGCACGGTCCGTACGTCGTGACGTTTCTGTTCTTCTCGCTCGGCATCACGTTCCTGGCGCTGCGGCTCGGGCGGCAGCTCAGCCCCGTACAGAACCAGCCGTGGCTGGCGAAGAGCCGGGTGGTGGCTCAGGGCGGGGCGGCACCCGCGGAGCCGGTACGGGCGAGCGCCTGA